One segment of Streptomyces sp. XD-27 DNA contains the following:
- a CDS encoding TetR/AcrR family transcriptional regulator, protein MSVDRAHVLREAAALLTRKSTASMDEIARAAGISRATLHRHFAGRDALIRALEELGIEQFEGALDAARLEEGDAVDALRRLVAAARPVSGFLAFLYTENQLFEGEEINAGWARLDARVGALFRRGQEEGVLRIDLTPAWLTEALYGLIAAAAWAVHDGRLATKDMDYMIAELLLGGARRSAGR, encoded by the coding sequence ATGTCTGTTGATCGTGCCCACGTGCTCCGGGAAGCCGCCGCGCTGCTCACCCGTAAATCGACCGCGTCCATGGACGAGATCGCCAGAGCCGCCGGCATCAGCCGCGCCACCCTCCACCGGCACTTCGCCGGCCGCGACGCGCTGATCCGCGCCCTGGAGGAGCTGGGCATCGAGCAGTTCGAAGGGGCGCTGGACGCTGCCCGACTGGAGGAGGGCGACGCTGTCGACGCGTTGCGCCGACTGGTCGCGGCCGCGCGCCCGGTCTCCGGGTTCCTCGCCTTCCTCTACACCGAGAACCAGCTCTTCGAGGGCGAGGAGATCAACGCGGGCTGGGCCCGGCTGGACGCGCGCGTGGGCGCCCTCTTCCGGCGCGGTCAGGAGGAGGGCGTGCTGCGCATCGACCTGACCCCGGCCTGGCTGACCGAGGCGTTGTACGGGCTGATCGCGGCGGCCGCCTGGGCGGTCCACGACGGACGGCTCGCCACCAAGGACATGGACTACATGATCGCCGAGCTGCTGCTCGGCGGAGCGCGGAGGAGTGCCGGGCGATGA